GCACAAAATCCGGAGCGGCACCGATTTATCCGGTCAAAAGCCAGAATGGATTTTCTTTGATACCTAATACTATAATGTATGTAGGGTTCCTCGACCAATCTTAGGTTCGCCTGAAAATTCTTAACAATGGCCTTCATAAgatcttttgtttttatatagaaataaattctTTCAAGAAGAATTCTAGAagacgttttatttttatatagaaataaattctTTCAAGAAGAACTCCAGAATATGTTGATCATAAAAAGATTGGTTACATAGAAAggtgaaaaaaatttcattttaagatAGATCTCAATTAAACCAAATCTCTTATAAACATTATCCCTTATTCTAGAATTCtctattctattattttattttccatatatCTAGCTTTAGctcatatttgattatataataTCTAGACATTCTAATACCTAATTCTAGAAAattcaattacataatatCTAAACTCTAGATGTTTATACGATAATTctactacaaaaataaattttttttcccaacaTATTGTAGTCATATCAAAACGAAGCGTTGACACCTTCTACTATCGGCTTCACAAGCTCTACTATGTCTCGTCACTGTCTTCGTCAGAGCTGTCGCCGCCCTCCGCCTCCATTGCACATTGCACATTTGCACCATTCcttacaaaaaaatatggcAAGGTCGATGGAGATATAATTATGACCTCACTTGCACCATTCTTGTGTGTATATTCACAACATCTTCTTTCTCATTTAAAGCAACTTAACTTGCTAGCACAAACTAAATTTCTCtacccaaaaataaatcttgATCACTAGCCATCAGTCACTACGAGCCCAACACTTCCCTTAACCTAAGCTTTTCAAGCTCTTGGAGGGCATCAAAATGCTCACAAATTGGAGAGAACCCTAGCCAAGAAGAGCCAGAAGTTTAGCTTCGTTGCTCGGTCGCACTCTGGTCCGACAAGCTAAGAGACAGTTCGGGTTCGAAACCCGTGTTAAGtgaagagaaattgaaggGCATGTGGTTGTGGGTGTTAATGATAGAAGTAAAAAAGTAGgtccaaattaaataaattgcatgAAATTACTAAATTTAACTGCTCAAATTGCATATGGTTCTAAAGAACCACGGCATCTCGTTAATAGCTAtaccattttctctcttttatctATTAggttatcaattttatattaaaatacatacTGGTCCAAGactaagactatttttttttgggataaaGTAACATATTTGTATAATCCAACCTTAGGACAAATAGCCCATGTAGACTAGGGCAGCTCTACATTATTTGCAGGCTGCAATTCTTGTGGCCCAGAATTGGACATTTCCTCTGTTTGATATAGAGGCAAAATGACAATACCTCTCGTCACAAACATATATTGTGCCCAGTCCCACTTTCAATAATACTTACTACTCTTACGTTCGTGAAATACTGTCCACGTTTGACtcgacatgaattttaagaaatataaaaaaaagtagatagaaaaaattagtagagtGTGAgtctcatatttataaattagttttataatagaatgtgagtataatgagttagttgaaagTGAGGTTTCATtaaccaaaaatggaaaaaacgaaagtggacaacattttgcggacaaagggagtaaaTGATATTAGTTCTCATCAATTTATCATTTAGTGTGTAGTCTGTAGACTAGCATTAAGCTAATTTTAGCTAATAGACGTTTACACATCTGAGTAATTGcccatttttaattactatacaCTTATATATTCGCGCATCCCAcgacatgtaaatttaaatctgAATTGGAAGACTTACATCGAAGTAGAATTTTAATCACTTTCATTTTAGAGAACATTATTagcataaaattttgtaaatgcttttttatttttcttaggAAAACTATTTCTCATAATAACTTTTCGAAATCTTAAACTCAcaataaaaatcacaatatttttcaacaaaCTATTCTTCTAATTCAGATCTCCCATACATTTAAACAACTAACTGACTTCGTATCAAATTTTAGTTCACATATGTAAACAGAAGTAAGTgataaaggaaaaagaaaaagtccATTATCCCAATGGGTCCCACCCGCCATTCACGGCGGTGATGGACTCCCAGAGAACcctaactaaaattaaacacCATACTAATCATGATTTCAATCACTTAAGTGTCATCAAGTTCATGTCTGAGAGTTGTGGGGTGACTGGTGAGTACGATTTCGTGGGCATGTTTAccgttttcttctttttttaattatttttttatatttttttattttttatgtttaccGTTTTCTTCGCTCATGCGACGCGCAAATCTTACCTTCAGATCGATTTATTAGTtgtatttgtgatttttggtgtttgttttttattttagcattttttGCTTCATCGGCCAACTTAGGACTTGTAggatattgttatttttttcttggcTATTGCATGTAAGTTATTGTTttcgtcccttaaaaatagaaactattttcatttagtctatttcttaaaattatgaattttttattttaagaaaaaaaattcaatataataacTATAATAAGTTGAGACCGCGATACTCATTCTTTACTAGTAATAAACTCATCCTTAATACCATCAATAATTTGAAAGCtctttttacataaaataagaCTTCTAAAGCAGCATAACAACAATCATTAATATCTCCAATAAAGCTAAAGCTCAAAGACTCCATGGATGGTCCACAACGTATGACTCTCTTTTTCCTAacagtaataataataaaaattatacaaactTTTTGcacaatttcatcaatttgtCCACACACGTAGAAAGTTAAAACAATAATTGAGGAACCCTTTTGATTTTGCTCATTATCAtcttattcttcttcaaatttgacgtttcacatcaaaatatcattaaaGTGACATACaagtgaaaatatatttaattgctgataaaaaaaaatacctaaaaagTTTGTACCACTCTAGATTATAAGATAGTTTGAAAAGGTAAATATCTTAGTTATTGCTACTCCAGTCAATGTATTAGTTTGAGTAATAATACTATTGTTAGTAATTATGACATTTTTATAATCTAATGAGATAACTGAAAGATGTCATAaatttttcacaaatttaaaatcgaTTAAAATTAAACCTGACATAAGTAAGGTTAATGTGATACCACATCGTCAAAAACTGAACCTGAAATAATAGtagaaattatatatacaagttTTTCCATCGAtctgaaattcaaatttctttataaGATAGTACTAGTATGTTCCAAACAATTTATGTCATTCCCAAATTTATAACACAATGTGTACTTTTTCCACCTAACTAACTATTTTTGTTGTAACATAACGTTTATATCAAAACTAATTGCATTTACTCAACTTAGTCCCTTCCATCAATATTTGTACTACCAAAATTTATGGCAAAATTACATTGATTCCAACTTTTATTTCCCTAACCACTTATTCAAAGAGGTCGTTGAAAAGCATCAAATGTCGATTAGGTTGCTTGAGATACTATTTAGGCTTAGTGAGGCGCACGCACATTAGCCGTTAGTTGTTGTTAGCTAGCAATGGATGGCGGTCAAAAAACGAAAGTAAACTTTAATCCTTTGGGATAGAGTTATCATACTGTATAATCGATTACTACTCTAAAAGCCGAATTTGATAGTCTACGTCCGTAATGGATTAGTCGGGGTGGGGATGGTAACGTTGGTCGATCCCGACCTAATCATATCTGCCTGGATCCGTTGTTAGAtgtgaattttataataggttcgtgttaaaatgacagtctctcttaaagtgacactgtgacaccacttatacaacaatattataaacgctacacaacaatctatagattgctgtatagcgtgttggatattgctggccaagaaaaattgttgtatagtgtataAAATATTGCTGGTTgtctttttcaaaaaaaaaaaaattgccacgtgacagcttattattcaTCCATGTGTACAAATAATTCgctagaaatggtggtatgacgttattttaagagatagtggcaccctaacatatAACTACAGACATTGTTGACAACTAAACATAATATGGTAATATTAAATTGCCATAATGCAATTAATGTTTAAATTCTAGCTTGGAATCTCAATCAACACTAACAATTCCTAGTAATTAAAGTGACGCCTTAGTTGGACTCTACCTCTTAAATATGATTGAATATGAAATCATATAATGTAGTACTAACTGATTtgaaaaaactaatttaagtAGGCATTAATTAAGAGTAAATATAGCCTTTAATAATTCTTTAAAACACTGCATTTTCCACCTTGTacttctcttttctttttcgacTGACTACTCAAAGAAGAAATATATGACGTAATCGTTAAAGGTTTCATGGTTCGAATAttaatgtttttctttaaatagagccataattataaaatgtatacattaaatattaaacGGATAATAAAGGGgggttaaaaaaaatgcaattcagtggtccattttttatatcCAGGTAACGCATGGcattaatgttttaaattaattagataataAGTAGTCTTTTAACgaagtttgatcaaatttaaCAACTTGAGTTTGAAAAccaaatattattgtattataaagttataattaatCCTTAAAAAACACGTCTTTTGATATTGcttaaaatatgtatttttagaATTGTCAATTTATGTCGTCCAAATATtctaaatgaataaatgaatttataattttatattcaattttcaaaacataaaaagtattagtatgaattaaatgaatatgatttctaaattaaatacaGTAACAAAATTCACGGGATATTGGTGACACACGAAATAGGacaatgattaaaaatttagagagagaatgatgagagagagaggaattCTTGCACAAAATGAGCTTCAAAATTGAACCTCCAAACGTCGAATCCGGGAATTCAAATCATCAATAGCCATCGTGCTTGCCTTCATTTTGTCTCCACCATTTTCATTCCGTAAACCCaccaacaaaatatataaagatgtCGTTTTTATCTCTCGATTCGAGTCAAAATCTCGGCACCAAACCACAATAGCGACTTGGATGTTTATTGGGCCTATCTTCTTATGTCGTCTTCTTTTACCTTTCTTCAAAGCCACACTCTATGATCAACGTTGAACGACAAACTCATTGTGGGTTGTCCCTCATTTTTACTTCTTGATTAACACTGCCTCTTTTGCGTCTTCCCTGTTTGTAGAATTGCCTCAAAGAGACTTCAGAATTGTGGGAGGTCAGTTCTTCACTCTCATAGCTCTGTGGCTTCTTGTTTACTATTTCTTGCTTGTGCAATGCTGATGAGTTTTGGAGAAATTGGAACTGCTGTGtgatttttttctacttcttTCTTATGAAATTGGTAAAGAATGCATGTTTTTGAAGTTATTGAATGTTATCTTGAGAATTTTATAATGGACTGGGGTCTGGAAATGGATAAAGGGACTGTAGATTTTTGTCTCGCGAATTTCAAGATTGGcttattttggaattttagCTCTTTTTTTAAGTTGTGGAATCGGTTTTATCATTGGGAAGAAGAGTTATCGTGGCCCATTTTCCTTAATTTATTGCTTTTCCTTGCTAATCTGTTGATTTATTTGCTTCTTCTTTAAAAATTGGGGTGGGATTCTGGCTGTCCACACAGACAGCAGTTTCACATATAAAAGGGGGCTAGCATTATATGTTgcttttcaattgttttatttttcttttttcacaaacacctctctctctttctctagcAGGAGacaagtttcatttttaagttAGTTCTTGCTGAGACAACGTGTTTGATTATGCTCAAAGAGTGCAGAAAAAAACTGTAATTTGTTTTGCAGTTTCAAGATTCTTgatcttttgtttttcaattggTGCGAATGGTTGTTGCAGGATAGGAACTTTGTATCTACTATTTTAGTCACTCCTTCACGGAGACAATGACGGCAGCTGCCTCCATGCCGTTTCCTCGTGGGCCGGCCAATTATGATGAGGTTTCTATGCAGCAGAGCATGCTCTTCTCTGATAGTTTGAAGGTACCTTATCCTGCTATATAATAATCTATTTTGTGTTGCGTAAGAgcattttatattcatttaatagTTCATTTGAATCATTACTTGCACATTGTACCCTTAAATTAGCAATTGTGACGGCTTGAGGAGTGAAGGGCAAAGACGGGGAGAGAAGTAATTATGTAAACCAACTTTATTGAAAATGCAGTGAGTGTTGGAGAAAAATTATTGTGATATCTCATGCGGAGGAACATCtattttttatccatttcTTGTCTTTATGGTTGGGGGAAGGCGGAAGGCAGAACTAGGTTTTAATATCTAACAGCTCTCGAATTAGTACGATCTCATTCCTATCTCGAATAGGAGTCATGTTGCTGCTATACAATCTTGATATGCTTTTTGACAGAGTAATGCCTTATTTCTTCAGGACTTGAAGAATCTTCGGAAACAACTGTATTCAGCAGCAGAATACTTTGAGTTGTCTTACTCTAATGACAACCAAAAGCATGTGTGAGTTGCTTGTAGTTGTTGAATTGCTATTTTTTGCCCGTTCGTTATTGATTCGTTATAGTAGGTTTACATCTCTTTGAACCTGCACGCAGAGTGGTGAATTCGTTGAAAGACTATGCCATTAAAGCTCTTGTCAACACTGTAGACCATTTGGGTTCTGTGACCTATAAGGTCAATGACCTGTTGGATGAGAACATCGATGAAGTTTCAGGAACTGAGCTTCGTGTATCTTGCCTTGAGCAGGTATAGTTTTTTGTTGggttcataaaaaattttcCCTAAAATTTTACACAACTACTGTTTTTCTTTATAGTACTGATGTTTCATTGTTTCTATGTGATTTAGAGACTGCGGACATGCCACGATTATATCAACCGTGAAGGTCTTTCGCAGCAGTCGTTGGTGATAAACACTCCCAATTACCACAAACGATACATCTTGCCTGGtattgctctctctctctctctccccatGTATATGTGTGTGATGCATACTATATATTTCGTATAGTTCTAAAGAAAGTTCCCCAATCGTTTTCAGTGGGACAGACAATGGATGGAGGTTTACGTACCAAATCAAAGTACGAAGGTTGCAGCGTAGACGAAGGTGATGGATGGCATCAATTTAGGAGTGGTAACATGTCTATAATGTCATTTAGATTCATACTATAAGCTTTGATACCACATGTTGATCTCACGAGCGAGTTGCCTTTGCAGCTATTCGAGCTACAATAAATGAAGCTCCACCATCTATATCCAGGTGAAGTTTCTTCCAAATAAATCAACCCTCTTGTATACTGGAAAACACTAGTAGTAAAACATACTAAGAGGCTAACGATATCTTGCAGTAAAGGGCGCTCTCCATCACCTACTCCGAGACTTGTGCAGCAGCCAGGAAACTTCGCCTTCTCTAAGAGCATGCCCAAGAAAGATCTAGGTTCGTTCCTCGTTCAAAAACTGTTTCTTCTTGTTTCTTGTCAACTTGAGATGAGCTCAAGCGTTGTGATGTTTCTCTTGGCTAATCAGAGAGGAGAACAGAGTCGCCTCGCCGGTTTCCACTTCTACGTTCTGGCTCCCTCTCCAGTAAGCCTTCCACTCCAAAAAGCTCGCGCCCAACCACTCCAAATAAGAGCCGTCCGACCACCCCAAATCCAGCTTTGGGAAGACAACCGGTATGTGATATTATCCCTTTTCTGTTTTATCACTTGAAGTAAACGCCTCCTTAATGCATATGTTGGTTGAAATTGGCAGGTTATCTCCGAGCCTCGGAAATCGGCTTCGATGCGGATTCGGGTTGGTAAAGAGAGCCCAAAGGAGTTCGAGCAAATCCCCAGCAAAAGCAAACGGTTGCTCAAAGCTTTGCTCAGTCGACGCAAGTCGAAGAAAGATGATACATTATATACTTATTTGGATGAATACTGATGGAAATGAATGGGAGATTGAAAAGAGTTTGTACCATTTTGTTTCCTCTTTAGTATTCAGTTTTATATCATCATTTCAGTGTAATTGTTAGaaacatatttattaatattaataaatgccAATTTTACAAGATCTTTATCTTTACAATATGCCAATAAAAACATATCTAATGAAGATGGAAGAGTAAAGTTTACACCATTATCCTATCATCCAAGATTTGTAAAATTTCCAAAGCAACCATAACATATGAACAGACAGACTACAGAATATAtggttaatataaaaatcttaattattttgaattgatgCTAATaacatagtagtataatagtattatgAGAGACACTAAATCTATGACCAAATTCTAATACAGTAATACACTTCTCAAAATGTCACTGAATCAATCCCTGACCAAATTCTTCGATTGTCTTGGTGGCAAGTGTAAGAACATCGACAAAAGCACTGTACGATGCACGAAGAAATCTTGCTTCGACCGCCTCAAAGTCCCTACAAATCATCGAGATCAAGTAAGAAAAACTTGAGCGAACAAACATCTGCTCTGCACTacttcatcaacaaaaatttcaagttaCACACGTCGAACATCGTTAGAATGTTTGTAAGCAAGAACACTAGCTCAACTGCCTTAAGATAGAACTTGCTTATCTAAACAACTATCTTACTCTATTACAAGTACACGATACTTACACAGAGAGTTTCCCGTTGGAAACTGACATATGCCTTTTCACTTTATCCGGTTGTAACTGTTAATCGCGAGCAAAATGCAAACTCAGATGAACAAATCAAGAGGACAGAAGCTGACTATAGCACACAACATACCTCCTTATCAACTGCCAGAGCAGCATAAACCATACAAGCAACTTCCTCAGAGGCATAATCTACTTCCAAGTTGCTGCAAGCAAGTTATTATTTCAGATAAGAAGAATATCACAGACTACAAAGATAAGGAGTGTGAATATGCCTACTAAACGATTGATGCAACACACACGGCCAGTATGCTCGATGAAAACTAGACAACTACTACTTCCTAGTACGTAATTAGCAACACTACTAGTTGTGCAATTACTTCTTCATATCCAATAAGGAAACTCAATTACAACAACGCCACGAGCTCTACTCCGATAACAAGAGAGATCAAACAATGTGCTCACGTCTCAACGCGAATGGACAGTATCGAACATGAAACAACTTAATGCTAATGCAAGGGCGAAGAAACAGCAACCTTGAACAAGAATGCCATGTATAAATGCTTGACAGTAGAGTTTATTGTCATGTAGCTTAATGTGGGGGAAACAAAAAGAATTCAAGTAAACAGATGCTCAGAAATCAGCAGAAACACATAAGATGCTTGCAGCAATGACATTGCAAGTGATACAAAAGTAATACAAGATCCCAACTTTCACCCTCTTATCAAAGACTTGGACATAACCCATCTAATTCAACCAACCAATTTCCCTTAAAGCctcattaatttaatcataactGATTAATAACCCTAACTACGGTTAAGTAAATTCTAAATGGAATATATGCACCATACAAACAGAAGAGAGAGTTTCGTGTGTGTTTGAGAGACAGATTACCATCTGAAATCCCATTTGTTCCGAGCTACGGTAGTGACGTCAGCAGCTAATGTCTCCATGTTTTGGCTATGGAGCTTCAAAGGAAGGAAGAGGGAGTAACGGCTTTCAAAAGGATGATTtcaaaatatgagaaattaaaaattacagtaattagattaaataaaaagtgcattatatataattaatcaaatacatattctaaaaaataaacattttaaacATAGCATTTTATTAGCTTTTGCTTAAACATAAGTACAATAATGTTGTGaccaaataattgaatttgattgattCACGGTCGAACCGACCAGTTTCTATGTTCAAGCTGAAACGGTCGAATCGGCCGAGCCAATCCGGTTTTAAAACATTGTATACAACCCTATTTTCTGACAATACCTTatagtttccaaaattaaagaatttgtGAGAAGAATATTCTTTGTTATCcggaagaaaaagtaaaagtaattgAGATGATGATCCTTGTTTGTTTAGTATTGTTTGGCTGAAATTGGTGTTGGGCAAAGAAAGCATATTAGAATATTCTTGTTGTAGATTACCTATTTAGTTTGGCCCCCAACtcctatatatacacattccACAACATACATTCGATCTTGCACGTAGCTGAGACACCAAGCTGCTCCACCTCTCATCCCTCATGTTGGTAGCTCACCTGCAACGCCTCACACGGCGGTGCCACCCTCATCGCGGCGGCTAAAGGCCGACGACATACCATGTAAGTCTACTCTCAAAATATATGatagattttatatttattattctgtttTGTATACAACTTTTCATCACTACATCTCTGTTAATGCtgtttgtttctttctttaaCATATTGGTGAGATACATAAATACGagatttatatgtataatcACATTTCATTGCTCAATATATTGTGGTATCATAATTTACACTGTATGTGTACAGCCCAAAAGGGAAGGAAGGAAggtgttgtgtgtgtttgaATAAACAGAATATTGTGTAGATATATTGCACTTGATCTTTATTCTGGGTTCAGCTACA
The genomic region above belongs to Salvia hispanica cultivar TCC Black 2014 chromosome 3, UniMelb_Shisp_WGS_1.0, whole genome shotgun sequence and contains:
- the LOC125212136 gene encoding protein ABIL3-like isoform X1 is translated as MTAAASMPFPRGPANYDEVSMQQSMLFSDSLKDLKNLRKQLYSAAEYFELSYSNDNQKHVVVNSLKDYAIKALVNTVDHLGSVTYKVNDLLDENIDEVSGTELRVSCLEQRLRTCHDYINREGLSQQSLVINTPNYHKRYILPVGQTMDGGLRTKSKYEGCSVDEGDGWHQFRSAIRATINEAPPSISSKGRSPSPTPRLVQQPGNFAFSKSMPKKDLERRTESPRRFPLLRSGSLSSKPSTPKSSRPTTPNKSRPTTPNPALGRQPVISEPRKSASMRIRVGKESPKEFEQIPSKSKRLLKALLSRRKSKKDDTLYTYLDEY
- the LOC125212136 gene encoding protein ABIL3-like isoform X2, translating into MTAAASMPFPRGPANYDEVSMQQSMLFSDSLKDLKNLRKQLYSAAEYFELSYSNDNQKHVVVNSLKDYAIKALVNTVDHLGSVTYKVNDLLDENIDEVSGTELRVSCLEQRLRTCHDYINREGLSQQSLVINTPNYHKRYILPVGQTMDGGLRTKSKYEGCSVDEAIRATINEAPPSISSKGRSPSPTPRLVQQPGNFAFSKSMPKKDLERRTESPRRFPLLRSGSLSSKPSTPKSSRPTTPNKSRPTTPNPALGRQPVISEPRKSASMRIRVGKESPKEFEQIPSKSKRLLKALLSRRKSKKDDTLYTYLDEY
- the LOC125215812 gene encoding uncharacterized protein LOC125215812; this translates as METLAADVTTVARNKWDFRCNLEVDYASEEVACMVYAALAVDKELQPDKVKRHMSVSNGKLSVDFEAVEARFLRASYSAFVDVLTLATKTIEEFGQGLIQ